A genomic region of Streptomyces sp. R33 contains the following coding sequences:
- a CDS encoding RsmB/NOP family class I SAM-dependent RNA methyltransferase produces the protein MSDQSRPPRSAAGQRQAKPYRRPKKDPVRLLAFEALRAVDERDAYANLVLPPLLRKARQTEGFEARDAALATELVYGTLRRQGTYDAVIKACIDRPLREVDPPVLDVLSLGAHQLLGTRIPTHAAVSASVELARVVLGDGRAKFVNAVLRKIAAHDLDGWLERVAPPYEEDAEEHLAVYHSHPRWVVSALWDALGGGRAGIEDLLEADNERPEVTLVARPGRSTTDELVEAVGEDSALPGRWSPYAVRMAEGGEPGALEAVREGRAGVQDEGSQLVAMALAAAPVEGSDERWLDGCAGPGGKAALLAALAAQRGAFLLASEKQPHRARLVERALAGNPGPYQVIAADGTRPPWRPGSFDRVLMDVPCSGLGALRRRPEARWRRRPEDLEGFAPLQRALLREALSAVRVGGVVGYATCSPHLAETRVVVDDVLRGRGAGASPVMAELIDARPYMAGVPALGDGPDVQLWPHLHGTDAMYLALIRRTG, from the coding sequence GTGAGCGATCAGTCCCGTCCCCCGCGCAGCGCCGCAGGCCAGCGGCAGGCCAAGCCGTACCGCCGCCCCAAGAAGGACCCCGTCCGGCTGCTGGCCTTCGAGGCGCTGCGGGCGGTGGACGAGCGCGACGCGTACGCCAACCTCGTCCTGCCCCCGCTGCTGCGCAAGGCCCGCCAGACGGAGGGCTTCGAGGCGCGGGACGCGGCGCTGGCCACCGAGCTGGTGTACGGGACGCTGCGCCGGCAGGGCACGTACGACGCGGTCATCAAGGCCTGCATCGACCGGCCGCTGCGGGAGGTGGACCCGCCGGTGCTCGACGTGCTCTCGCTCGGTGCCCACCAGCTGCTGGGGACCCGGATCCCCACGCACGCTGCGGTGTCGGCGAGCGTGGAGCTGGCCCGGGTGGTGCTCGGTGACGGGCGCGCCAAGTTCGTGAACGCCGTGCTCCGCAAGATCGCCGCGCACGACCTGGACGGCTGGCTCGAGCGGGTGGCCCCGCCGTACGAGGAAGACGCCGAGGAGCACCTCGCGGTGTACCACTCGCACCCGAGGTGGGTCGTCAGCGCCCTGTGGGACGCCCTCGGCGGCGGCCGGGCCGGCATCGAGGACCTGCTCGAAGCCGACAACGAACGGCCCGAGGTCACGCTGGTGGCGCGGCCCGGGCGGTCCACGACGGACGAGCTGGTGGAGGCGGTCGGCGAGGATTCGGCCCTGCCGGGGCGCTGGTCGCCGTACGCCGTCCGGATGGCCGAGGGCGGCGAGCCCGGAGCACTGGAGGCGGTCCGCGAAGGACGCGCCGGTGTCCAGGACGAGGGCAGCCAGCTGGTGGCGATGGCCCTCGCGGCCGCGCCGGTCGAAGGCAGCGACGAGCGCTGGCTGGACGGCTGCGCGGGCCCCGGCGGCAAGGCGGCCCTGCTGGCGGCCCTGGCGGCGCAGCGCGGGGCGTTCCTGCTCGCCTCCGAGAAGCAGCCGCACCGGGCCAGGCTCGTGGAGCGCGCCCTGGCCGGCAACCCCGGCCCGTACCAGGTCATCGCGGCGGACGGCACCCGGCCGCCGTGGCGGCCGGGCTCCTTCGACCGGGTCCTGATGGACGTCCCGTGCTCCGGCCTGGGCGCGCTGCGCCGTCGCCCGGAGGCGCGGTGGCGGCGCCGCCCCGAGGACCTGGAGGGGTTCGCCCCGCTGCAGCGCGCGCTGCTGCGGGAGGCGCTGTCCGCCGTCCGGGTGGGCGGCGTGGTGGGCTACGCGACGTGCTCCCCGCACCTGGCCGAGACCCGGGTCGTGGTGGACGACGTCCTGCGCGGCCGCGGCGCGGGCGCCTCGCCGGTCATGGCCGAACTGATCGACGCCAGGCCGTACATGGCGGGCGTCCCGGCCCTGGGCGACGGCCCGGACGTCCAGCTGTGGCCGCACCTGCACGGCACGGACGCGATGTACCTGGCACTGATCCGGCGTACGGGTTAG
- a CDS encoding MFS transporter gives MTPATETETGPGTADPSPWRTKDFRTLFSATTLSQLGTNTGHVAVPLLALTALDATAGQVGTLAALSTTAFLLIGLPAGAWVDRLRTRRVLIAADLARSALFASLPVAWWLDLLTLTQLYAVVLLGGCATVFSEVGAQSVLPRLIGRAGLVRANAAVVTLMAAANIAGRGAGGALVAALSAPLALAFASAAYLASALRLTRIDPAPAPQTCDRTPLRAQIREGLLHVLGHPELRALALNAALSNLGGAIINTMLPVLFVRELGLSPATLGLFWATGGVGLLLGARLARPFAARVGYGRALVLSLTPATLLVPLLDRGVWLWVAGAGWLLAMMKIGSNNVLGVSLRQHLTPHALLGRMNATFRFMLTGALALGAALSGLLTDLTTLHTTLWTGATIMALAWLPLSLSPIRGRVEGV, from the coding sequence ATGACACCCGCCACCGAGACCGAGACCGGGCCCGGGACCGCCGACCCCTCGCCCTGGCGCACGAAGGACTTCCGCACCCTCTTCTCCGCCACCACACTCAGCCAGCTCGGCACCAACACCGGCCACGTCGCCGTCCCGCTGCTCGCCCTCACCGCCCTCGACGCCACCGCCGGCCAGGTCGGCACCCTCGCCGCGCTGTCCACCACCGCGTTCCTCCTCATCGGGCTGCCGGCCGGAGCCTGGGTGGACCGCCTGCGCACCCGCCGGGTCCTGATCGCCGCGGACCTCGCCCGCTCGGCACTGTTCGCCTCCCTCCCCGTCGCCTGGTGGCTGGACCTGCTCACGCTCACGCAGCTGTACGCGGTCGTGCTGCTCGGCGGCTGCGCCACCGTCTTCTCGGAGGTCGGCGCACAGAGCGTGCTGCCCCGGCTGATCGGCCGCGCGGGGCTGGTCCGGGCCAACGCGGCCGTCGTCACCCTGATGGCCGCCGCCAACATCGCCGGCCGCGGGGCGGGCGGAGCCCTGGTCGCCGCCCTCTCGGCACCCCTCGCGCTGGCTTTCGCCTCGGCCGCGTACCTCGCCTCCGCGCTCCGCCTGACCCGCATAGACCCCGCCCCGGCCCCGCAGACCTGCGACCGGACACCGCTGCGGGCCCAGATCCGGGAGGGGCTGCTGCACGTACTGGGCCACCCCGAGCTGCGGGCCCTGGCACTCAACGCCGCCCTGAGCAACCTGGGCGGCGCGATCATCAACACCATGCTGCCGGTGCTGTTCGTACGGGAGCTCGGGCTGTCCCCGGCCACCCTCGGCCTCTTCTGGGCCACGGGCGGCGTGGGGCTGCTCCTGGGGGCCCGGCTGGCCCGGCCGTTCGCGGCCCGCGTGGGCTACGGCCGCGCACTGGTCCTGAGCCTGACCCCGGCGACCCTGCTGGTACCACTGCTGGACCGTGGGGTCTGGCTCTGGGTGGCGGGCGCGGGGTGGCTGCTGGCCATGATGAAGATCGGCTCGAACAACGTCCTGGGCGTCAGCCTCCGCCAGCACCTGACCCCGCACGCCCTGCTGGGCCGCATGAACGCCACGTTCCGCTTCATGCTGACCGGCGCCCTGGCCCTGGGCGCAGCCCTGTCGGGCCTCCTGACGGACCTCACGACCCTCCACACCACCCTCTGGACGGGAGCCACGATCATGGCCCTGGCCTGGCTCCCCCTGTCCCTGTCGCCGATCAGGGGGCGGGTGGAAGGGGTGTGA
- the rpe gene encoding ribulose-phosphate 3-epimerase: MAAQIYPSILSADFARLADEVKAVEGADWLHVDVMDNHFVPNLTLGMPVVESLSRATDIPLDLHLMIEDPDRWAPQYVEAGAGSVTFHAEAAAAPVRLAREIRAKGARASMALKPATPIEQYEDILPELDMLLIMTVEPGFGGQPFLDIMLPKIRRTRELIAKHGLELWLQVDGGVSASTIERCAEAGADVFVAGSAVYGAVDPAAAVRTLREQANVAIAAAPWACDH; the protein is encoded by the coding sequence ATGGCCGCTCAGATTTATCCCAGCATCCTGTCCGCCGACTTCGCGCGCCTCGCCGACGAGGTGAAGGCCGTGGAAGGGGCCGACTGGCTGCATGTCGACGTCATGGACAACCACTTCGTCCCCAACCTCACCCTCGGTATGCCCGTCGTGGAGTCCCTGAGCCGCGCCACGGACATCCCGCTGGACCTGCACCTGATGATCGAGGACCCGGACCGCTGGGCCCCGCAGTACGTCGAGGCCGGAGCCGGGTCGGTCACCTTCCACGCCGAGGCCGCCGCCGCGCCCGTGAGGCTCGCCCGGGAGATCCGGGCCAAGGGGGCGAGGGCGTCGATGGCGCTCAAGCCCGCCACGCCGATCGAGCAGTACGAGGACATCCTCCCCGAGCTCGACATGCTGCTGATCATGACGGTCGAGCCGGGCTTCGGCGGCCAGCCCTTTCTCGACATCATGCTCCCCAAGATCCGCCGTACCCGGGAGCTGATCGCCAAGCACGGCCTGGAGCTGTGGCTCCAGGTCGACGGCGGGGTTTCGGCCTCGACGATCGAGCGGTGTGCCGAGGCCGGCGCCGACGTGTTCGTCGCGGGGAGCGCGGTCTACGGGGCGGTCGACCCCGCCGCCGCCGTGCGTACCCTGCGGGAGCAGGCGAACGTCGCGATCGCCGCGGCGCCCTGGGCCTGCGACCACTGA
- a CDS encoding sugar-binding transcriptional regulator encodes MNSSEENAVSAMSAGRSALRMGPAELVQAAAMARRFYLEGKSKIQIAEEFGVSRFKVARVLETALERDLVRIEIRVPAELDAERSDALRARYGLRHAVVVESPADATEDAPDPENLGAVAADLLGELVNEGDVLGLAWGRSTIHMAASLHRLPQCTVVQLTGVYDAGTAERGSVEAVRRAAQVSGGDAHPIYAPMLLPDPATAAALRNQTGIARAFEYFDKVTVAAVSIGSWEPGISTVHDMLTDEERAHYASLGVAAEMSAHLFDSEGRRVGRDLGERCITVEADRLRRIPEVVAIAGGLRKASAIGAVLRSGLVTSLVTDTAVADYLLTESAPGLRPALERADPDD; translated from the coding sequence GTGAACAGCAGTGAGGAGAACGCGGTGTCTGCAATGTCGGCGGGACGGTCAGCCCTGCGGATGGGACCCGCGGAGCTGGTGCAGGCGGCGGCCATGGCGCGCCGCTTCTACCTGGAGGGCAAGTCCAAGATCCAGATCGCCGAGGAGTTCGGCGTGAGCCGCTTCAAGGTGGCCCGGGTCCTGGAGACCGCCCTGGAGCGCGACCTCGTACGGATCGAGATCCGGGTGCCGGCCGAGCTCGATGCGGAGCGGTCCGACGCGTTGCGTGCCCGGTACGGGCTCCGGCACGCCGTGGTGGTCGAGTCCCCGGCCGATGCGACCGAGGACGCGCCGGATCCGGAGAACCTGGGCGCGGTCGCCGCCGACCTGCTCGGCGAGCTGGTCAACGAGGGCGACGTACTGGGCCTGGCCTGGGGGCGGTCGACCATCCACATGGCCGCCTCCCTGCACCGGCTCCCGCAGTGCACCGTGGTGCAGCTGACGGGCGTGTACGACGCCGGTACGGCCGAGCGAGGGTCCGTGGAGGCCGTACGGCGCGCCGCCCAGGTCTCGGGCGGCGACGCGCACCCGATCTACGCGCCGATGCTGCTCCCCGACCCGGCGACCGCGGCCGCGCTGCGGAACCAGACGGGGATCGCCCGGGCCTTCGAGTACTTCGACAAGGTGACCGTCGCGGCGGTCTCGATCGGGTCCTGGGAGCCGGGCATCTCGACCGTCCACGACATGCTCACGGACGAGGAGCGGGCGCACTACGCCTCGCTGGGTGTCGCCGCCGAAATGTCCGCCCACCTGTTCGACTCCGAGGGTCGGCGCGTCGGACGGGACCTGGGCGAGCGCTGCATCACCGTCGAGGCGGACCGGCTGCGCCGGATCCCCGAGGTCGTGGCGATCGCGGGCGGGCTGCGCAAGGCCTCCGCGATCGGGGCGGTGCTCCGGTCCGGCCTGGTGACCAGCCTGGTCACGGACACGGCGGTCGCGGACTACCTGCTCACCGAGTCGGCCCCGGGGCTGCGGCCGGCGCTGGAGCGGGCCGACCCGGACGACTGA
- a CDS encoding CarD family transcriptional regulator produces the protein MTKSAVPRRHLPSSPFKAPVEPPLRQFSVGDRVSHDEHGLGRVVGIEEGIAVLVDFGSVQKRILSPYTKMAAL, from the coding sequence ATGACAAAGTCAGCAGTACCTCGCCGCCATTTGCCGTCCAGCCCGTTCAAGGCCCCCGTGGAACCGCCGCTCCGGCAGTTCAGCGTCGGCGACCGGGTCTCTCACGATGAGCACGGCCTCGGCCGTGTCGTCGGTATCGAGGAGGGGATCGCTGTCCTGGTCGACTTCGGGTCGGTCCAGAAGAGAATTCTGAGCCCTTACACCAAGATGGCCGCACTCTGA
- a CDS encoding ribonuclease domain-containing protein, which produces MIFRDVPRSLLRCVVGAVFLCVALVGVAGCGGEKAAPSAAAGVSSGADAAAPVWAKGMATVRADALPSQARDVLVLIDKGGPYPYRQDGTVFGNFEKVLPKQKRGYYHEFTVKTPGERDRGARRIVTGEGGEFFYTDDHYDTFKAVLR; this is translated from the coding sequence ATGATCTTCAGGGACGTGCCCCGGTCGTTGCTGCGTTGCGTCGTGGGGGCGGTGTTCCTTTGCGTCGCGCTGGTCGGCGTGGCGGGGTGCGGTGGGGAGAAGGCCGCGCCGTCCGCCGCGGCCGGGGTGAGTTCGGGGGCTGATGCCGCTGCGCCCGTGTGGGCCAAGGGGATGGCCACCGTACGGGCCGATGCGCTGCCTTCGCAGGCGCGGGACGTGCTCGTGCTCATCGACAAGGGCGGCCCCTATCCGTACCGGCAGGACGGGACCGTCTTCGGGAACTTCGAGAAGGTCCTGCCGAAGCAGAAGCGCGGCTACTACCACGAGTTCACGGTGAAGACACCGGGCGAGCGCGACCGCGGGGCCCGGCGGATCGTGACCGGTGAGGGCGGGGAGTTCTTCTACACGGACGACCACTACGACACGTTCAAGGCGGTTCTGCGATGA
- a CDS encoding barstar family protein: protein MTLDPQPPAPAVAAAEKAGWTTLRVDLAGVRSKAELMRRWGAALAVPAWFGGNWDALADALIDLSWLPQVPGRLVVVTSWSSYAGARPGDWETLQEVLEGAVEYWRDAEDGALAVLLAEPPPAG from the coding sequence ATGACCCTGGACCCGCAGCCGCCCGCCCCGGCGGTGGCCGCCGCCGAGAAGGCGGGCTGGACGACCCTCCGGGTGGACCTGGCCGGCGTACGCAGCAAGGCCGAGCTGATGCGGCGGTGGGGAGCGGCGTTGGCCGTGCCGGCGTGGTTCGGCGGGAACTGGGATGCGTTGGCCGATGCGCTGATCGACTTGTCGTGGCTGCCGCAGGTGCCGGGGCGGCTGGTGGTGGTGACGTCGTGGTCCTCGTACGCGGGGGCGCGGCCGGGGGACTGGGAGACGCTGCAGGAGGTTCTCGAGGGGGCGGTGGAGTACTGGCGCGACGCGGAGGACGGGGCGTTGGCCGTGCTTCTGGCCGAGCCGCCGCCCGCCGGGTGA
- a CDS encoding group II truncated hemoglobin: MSTTPGTTPTIYEWMGGAEAMNRLTDAFYAHALQDEILAPVFAGMDSEHPQHVAVWLSEVFGGPAQYTAHHGGHQHMATKHLGRGITEKQRRRWVDLLMDTADEVGLPTDPEFRAVFAYYIEWGTRMALIYSGLNPPPVDAAKIPVWSWGQTPPWIPKG; the protein is encoded by the coding sequence ATGAGCACCACACCCGGCACCACTCCCACCATCTACGAGTGGATGGGCGGAGCGGAGGCGATGAACCGCCTCACGGACGCCTTCTACGCGCACGCCCTGCAGGACGAGATCCTGGCCCCCGTCTTCGCGGGCATGGACTCCGAGCACCCCCAGCACGTCGCCGTCTGGCTGTCGGAGGTCTTCGGCGGCCCGGCGCAGTACACGGCCCACCACGGCGGCCACCAGCACATGGCCACCAAGCACCTGGGCCGCGGCATCACCGAGAAGCAGCGCCGCCGCTGGGTGGACCTGCTGATGGACACGGCCGACGAGGTCGGCCTGCCGACGGACCCCGAGTTCCGAGCGGTGTTCGCGTACTACATCGAGTGGGGCACCCGCATGGCCCTGATCTACTCGGGCCTCAACCCCCCACCGGTGGACGCGGCGAAGATCCCGGTCTGGTCCTGGGGCCAGACACCCCCGTGGATCCCGAAGGGTTAG
- a CDS encoding putative quinol monooxygenase has product MTTTVEYIRYRIALDDQQAFEDSYRQAAEALAASPECIDYELARCEEENDREHYILRIRWTSVDAHLNGFRKGEHFPAFFSAIRPYVKAIEEMQHYRVTDVAGPGKAAPQS; this is encoded by the coding sequence ATGACCACCACCGTCGAATACATCCGCTACCGGATCGCATTGGACGACCAGCAGGCCTTCGAGGACTCGTACCGCCAGGCCGCTGAGGCCCTGGCCGCGTCACCCGAGTGCATCGACTACGAGCTGGCCCGCTGCGAGGAGGAGAACGACCGGGAGCACTACATCCTCCGCATCCGCTGGACGTCGGTCGACGCCCACCTCAACGGATTCCGCAAGGGCGAGCACTTCCCGGCGTTCTTCAGCGCGATCCGCCCGTACGTGAAGGCCATCGAGGAGATGCAGCACTACCGCGTCACCGACGTGGCCGGCCCCGGAAAGGCCGCACCCCAGTCATGA
- a CDS encoding FAD-dependent oxidoreductase, producing MSAAPESATAHPATAAAGAAAERAESRKPVILAVDDDPQVLRAVRRDLRSAYGDRYRVLGASSAADALKILDSLDERGHDPALFLVDQRMPDVTGVEFLLEAVSRFPDARRVLLTAYAETDAAITAINRVRLDYYLLKPWDPPHERLFPVLDDLLSDWLATYRPAYDGIIVAGHLVSPGTHAVRDFFTRNGQPFRFLNVERDPEALTLIAAQPDAALPLVRFPDGTVLSAPSDTALAQRLGLATTASRPHYECVIVGAGPAGLAAGVYAASEGLSTLMLDSRAPGGQAGTSSLIENYLGFPSGLSGGDLTRRATIQASRFGAEILHPVEVVSLTRDDPAKILVLADGTEISAETVLLATGVSYNRLEAPGADRFEGAGLYYGAATTESSACISQHVFIVGGANSAGQAAVHFAKYAAKVTILVRAESLDASMSRYLIDEIDRTPNIEVKVRTTVVRLDGDEHLEKLTLHDSTTGEDTEVPARFMFTFIGARPHTDWLSGVVERDEYGFVLTGSDLIANGGELPAEWSLERAPYPLETSVPGVFAAGDVRAHSVKRVASGVGEGAMAVSLIHRYRSMG from the coding sequence ATGAGTGCGGCCCCGGAGAGCGCCACGGCCCACCCCGCCACCGCGGCCGCCGGGGCCGCGGCGGAGCGCGCGGAGAGCAGGAAGCCCGTCATCCTGGCCGTGGACGACGATCCGCAGGTACTGCGGGCCGTGCGCCGTGACCTGCGCAGCGCCTACGGCGACCGCTACCGGGTGCTCGGCGCCTCCTCCGCCGCCGACGCCCTCAAGATCCTGGACTCCCTCGACGAGCGCGGCCACGACCCGGCGCTGTTCCTCGTGGACCAGCGGATGCCCGACGTGACCGGCGTCGAGTTCCTCCTCGAGGCCGTCAGCCGCTTCCCCGACGCCCGCCGGGTCCTGCTCACGGCGTACGCGGAGACCGACGCGGCGATCACCGCCATCAACCGGGTCCGGCTGGACTACTACCTGCTCAAGCCGTGGGACCCGCCGCACGAACGGCTCTTCCCGGTCCTGGACGACCTGCTCTCCGACTGGCTGGCCACCTACCGCCCCGCGTACGACGGCATCATCGTCGCCGGCCACCTCGTCTCCCCCGGCACCCACGCCGTCCGGGACTTCTTCACCCGCAACGGCCAGCCGTTCCGCTTCCTCAACGTCGAGCGGGACCCGGAGGCCCTGACCCTGATCGCGGCCCAGCCCGACGCGGCGCTCCCCCTCGTCCGCTTCCCGGACGGGACGGTGCTCTCCGCGCCGTCCGACACCGCGCTCGCCCAGCGGCTGGGGCTGGCCACCACCGCCTCCCGCCCGCACTACGAGTGCGTCATCGTCGGCGCGGGCCCCGCGGGCCTGGCGGCCGGCGTGTACGCGGCTTCGGAGGGCCTCTCGACGCTGATGCTGGACTCCCGCGCCCCGGGCGGCCAGGCCGGCACCTCCAGCCTGATCGAGAACTACCTCGGCTTCCCCTCGGGCCTCTCCGGTGGCGACCTGACCCGAAGGGCCACCATCCAGGCCTCCCGCTTCGGCGCCGAGATCCTGCACCCGGTGGAGGTGGTCTCGCTGACCCGGGACGACCCGGCGAAGATCCTGGTCCTGGCCGACGGCACGGAGATCAGCGCCGAGACGGTGCTGCTGGCCACCGGGGTCTCGTACAACCGCCTGGAGGCCCCCGGCGCGGACCGCTTCGAGGGCGCCGGGCTCTACTACGGCGCGGCCACCACCGAGAGCTCGGCGTGCATCTCGCAGCACGTGTTCATCGTGGGCGGGGCGAACTCGGCCGGCCAGGCGGCGGTGCACTTCGCCAAGTACGCCGCCAAGGTGACCATCCTGGTCCGGGCGGAGTCCCTGGACGCGAGCATGTCCCGCTATCTGATCGACGAGATCGACCGCACCCCGAACATCGAGGTCAAGGTCCGTACGACGGTGGTCCGGCTGGACGGCGACGAGCACCTGGAGAAGCTGACCCTCCACGACTCGACGACGGGCGAGGACACGGAGGTCCCGGCCCGCTTCATGTTCACCTTCATCGGCGCCCGCCCGCACACCGACTGGCTGTCGGGCGTGGTCGAACGCGACGAGTACGGCTTCGTGCTCACCGGGTCCGACCTGATCGCGAACGGCGGCGAACTCCCGGCGGAGTGGAGCCTGGAGCGCGCCCCTTACCCGCTGGAGACCAGCGTCCCGGGCGTCTTCGCGGCCGGCGACGTCCGGGCCCACTCGGTCAAGCGCGTGGCGTCGGGCGTGGGCGAGGGCGCGATGGCGGTCTCGCTGATCCACCGCTACCGGTCGATGGGCTGA
- a CDS encoding UBP-type zinc finger domain-containing protein has protein sequence MTTDLLCTHIDQIRPVKPGTEGCEECLALGDTWVHLRMCLSCGHVGCCDSSKNRHATKHYRSSEHPIAASHEPGETWAWCYADKLMLDAA, from the coding sequence ATGACGACGGACCTGTTGTGCACACACATCGATCAGATACGTCCGGTGAAGCCAGGCACCGAGGGCTGCGAGGAGTGCCTCGCCCTCGGCGACACCTGGGTGCACCTGAGGATGTGCCTCAGCTGCGGGCACGTCGGATGCTGCGACTCCTCAAAGAACCGCCACGCCACCAAGCACTACCGCAGCAGCGAGCACCCCATCGCCGCGTCGCACGAGCCCGGTGAGACCTGGGCCTGGTGCTACGCCGACAAGCTGATGCTGGACGCGGCATGA
- a CDS encoding type 1 glutamine amidotransferase domain-containing protein, whose translation MSRKILVIVSEHGYWAEELIGPVSKFDERGYEVVFATPTGKRAHALPPSLDANFIDPPLGRSVTTEENARLGREFEQSSRLDSPLDIEAWVPERPYTSDEGYLRKLEQYHRDLDKLEADIAGYDAVLIVGGSGPIVDLANNERVHALILAFKKAGKVVAAECYGVACLAFARDWGDRKSIIWGKHVTGHCKEYDYKDGTGFLGTDFNMGPPPYPLEYILRDATGPRGAYHGNFGHPLSVIVDFPFVTGRSTPDSYLTGQKIVEVLEEGLTRYGW comes from the coding sequence GTGAGCAGAAAGATTCTGGTCATTGTCTCCGAACACGGTTACTGGGCCGAAGAACTGATAGGCCCCGTATCGAAGTTCGATGAGCGGGGCTACGAAGTCGTATTCGCCACGCCGACCGGAAAGCGTGCCCACGCTCTTCCGCCGAGCCTCGACGCGAACTTCATCGATCCTCCACTGGGACGGTCGGTCACCACCGAGGAGAACGCCCGGCTGGGCCGGGAGTTCGAGCAGTCGAGCCGGCTGGACTCGCCGCTCGACATCGAGGCGTGGGTCCCCGAGCGCCCGTACACGAGCGACGAGGGCTATCTGCGCAAGCTCGAGCAGTACCACCGCGATCTGGACAAGCTCGAGGCCGACATCGCCGGCTACGACGCGGTCCTCATCGTCGGCGGCAGCGGGCCCATCGTCGACCTCGCCAACAACGAGCGCGTGCACGCCCTGATCCTGGCCTTCAAGAAGGCCGGCAAGGTCGTGGCGGCCGAGTGCTACGGCGTGGCCTGCCTGGCCTTCGCCCGGGACTGGGGCGACCGCAAGAGCATCATCTGGGGCAAGCACGTCACCGGCCACTGCAAGGAGTACGACTACAAGGACGGAACCGGATTCCTCGGTACCGACTTCAACATGGGCCCGCCGCCGTACCCGCTGGAGTACATCCTGCGCGACGCGACCGGCCCGCGCGGGGCGTACCACGGGAACTTCGGCCACCCGCTCTCGGTGATTGTCGACTTCCCGTTCGTGACCGGCCGTTCCACCCCCGACTCGTATCTCACGGGGCAGAAGATCGTGGAAGTCCTGGAGGAAGGCCTCACCCGCTACGGGTGGTGA